One segment of Patulibacter sp. SYSU D01012 DNA contains the following:
- a CDS encoding protein meaA, which yields MSSPRLPEPDRPWMMRTYAGHSTAKASNALYRSNLAKGQTGLSVAFDLPTQTGYDPDDELSRGEVGKVGVPVSHLGDMRTLMEGIPLGTMNTSMTINAVAAWMLSLYIVAAEEQGAEQAQLQGTTQNDIIKEFLARGTYAFPPGPSMRLIADMIAYTVEHVPKWNPINICSYHLQEAGATPVQEIAYAMSNAIAVLDAARERVDAAMMPKVFSRISFFVNAGVRFIEEHAKLRAMSVLWEELGRTRYGVEDPKALRFRYGVQVNSLGLTEAQPENNVQRIVLEALAVTLGRNARARALQLPAWNEALGLPRAWDQQWALRIQQVLAYETDLLEYPDIFEGSKVMDGLVEELLTGARAEMAEVAEHGGAVQAVDYMKSALVESHRERIARIERGEQVVVGINKYTETEPSPLTAAGDGGIMTVDHAVEQQAKDAIAAWRADRDQVRVDAALARLAEVAAGDENIMPASIEAARAGVTTGEWARTLREAFGEFRAPTGVGEAAATTDQTEGVAAVRAEVERVSEALGRRIKILVGKPGLDGHSNGAEQIAVRARDVGMDVVYEGIRLTPAQIAHSAVQEGVHVIGLSILSGSHKELIPAVIEALREQGVDVPVIVGGIIPEADVRPLHDAGVAGVYTPKDFDISVIMGDIVRIVAQANGVLDEADVAAPTGGAIDDVATA from the coding sequence ATGAGCAGCCCTCGCCTTCCGGAGCCGGACCGCCCCTGGATGATGCGGACCTACGCGGGTCACTCGACCGCGAAGGCCTCCAACGCGCTGTACCGCAGCAACCTCGCGAAGGGGCAGACCGGCCTGTCCGTCGCGTTCGACCTGCCCACGCAGACGGGCTACGACCCCGACGACGAGCTCTCGCGCGGCGAGGTCGGCAAGGTCGGCGTGCCGGTCTCGCACCTGGGCGACATGCGGACCCTCATGGAGGGCATCCCGCTGGGGACGATGAACACGTCGATGACCATCAACGCCGTGGCGGCGTGGATGCTCTCGCTCTACATCGTCGCCGCGGAGGAGCAGGGCGCGGAGCAGGCGCAGCTCCAGGGCACGACGCAGAACGACATCATCAAGGAGTTCCTGGCGCGCGGCACGTACGCGTTCCCGCCCGGGCCCTCGATGCGGCTGATCGCGGACATGATCGCCTACACGGTCGAGCACGTCCCGAAGTGGAACCCGATCAACATCTGCAGCTACCACCTGCAGGAGGCCGGGGCGACGCCGGTCCAGGAGATCGCCTACGCGATGTCCAACGCCATCGCCGTGCTCGACGCCGCCCGCGAGCGCGTCGACGCCGCGATGATGCCGAAGGTCTTCTCGCGCATCTCGTTCTTCGTCAACGCCGGCGTGCGGTTCATCGAGGAGCACGCCAAGCTGCGGGCGATGAGCGTCCTGTGGGAGGAGCTCGGCCGCACGCGGTACGGCGTCGAGGACCCGAAGGCGCTGCGCTTCCGCTACGGCGTGCAGGTCAACTCGCTCGGCCTGACCGAGGCCCAGCCGGAGAACAACGTCCAGCGCATCGTCCTCGAGGCGCTCGCCGTCACCCTGGGCCGCAACGCCCGCGCCCGCGCGCTGCAGCTGCCCGCCTGGAACGAGGCGCTCGGCCTGCCGCGCGCGTGGGACCAGCAGTGGGCGCTGCGCATCCAGCAGGTCCTGGCCTACGAGACCGACCTGCTCGAGTACCCCGACATCTTCGAGGGCTCGAAGGTCATGGACGGCCTGGTCGAGGAGCTGCTGACGGGCGCCCGCGCCGAGATGGCCGAGGTGGCCGAGCACGGCGGCGCGGTGCAGGCCGTGGACTACATGAAGAGCGCGCTCGTCGAGAGCCACCGCGAGCGGATCGCCCGCATCGAGCGCGGCGAGCAGGTCGTCGTCGGCATCAACAAGTACACGGAGACCGAGCCCTCCCCCCTGACGGCGGCCGGCGACGGCGGCATCATGACCGTCGACCACGCCGTCGAGCAGCAGGCGAAGGACGCGATCGCCGCGTGGCGCGCCGACCGCGACCAGGTCCGCGTCGACGCCGCGCTGGCCCGCCTGGCCGAGGTGGCCGCGGGCGACGAGAACATCATGCCCGCGTCGATCGAGGCGGCCCGGGCCGGCGTGACGACCGGCGAGTGGGCGCGCACGCTGCGCGAGGCGTTCGGCGAGTTCCGCGCCCCGACCGGCGTCGGCGAGGCCGCCGCGACGACCGACCAGACCGAGGGCGTCGCCGCGGTGCGCGCCGAGGTCGAGCGCGTGTCCGAGGCCCTGGGCCGCCGGATCAAGATCCTCGTCGGCAAGCCGGGCCTGGACGGCCACTCCAACGGCGCCGAGCAGATCGCGGTGCGCGCCCGCGACGTCGGCATGGACGTCGTCTACGAGGGCATCCGCCTGACCCCCGCGCAGATCGCGCACTCGGCCGTCCAGGAGGGCGTGCACGTCATCGGCCTGTCGATCCTGTCGGGCAGCCACAAGGAGCTGATCCCGGCCGTCATCGAGGCGCTGCGCGAGCAGGGCGTGGACGTGCCGGTGATCGTCGGCGGCATCATCCCCGAGGCCGACGTGCGGCCCCTGCACGACGCGGGCGTGGCGGGCGTCTACACGCCGAAGGACTTCGACATCTCGGTGATCATGGGCGACATCGTCCGGATCGTCGCGCAGGCGAACGGCGTGCTGGACGAGGCGGACGTCGCCGCCCCCACCGGCGGCGCGATCGACGACGTCGCGACCGCCTGA
- a CDS encoding FliA/WhiG family RNA polymerase sigma factor: protein MTSTVRPVRQRRATTEQLLRKWRMYRKTGDRAKRDELVFLLTPLVRHIVSRKVRQLPAYCEMDDLAAAGLEALVVSIERFDPAKGATLEQFAWTRINGAVLDELRRRDWAPRSLRRWEREAETARRELRSRLEREPNDFELAEHLETSSDEIRARRDQLALAEVESLATSVAGSDGTLVDRTETIVSADRSSSPERMATVREARAHLAAAVAALPDRERDVARLLYVENLRLREIGDMLGVSESRVCQIASSLRSRLRAALGDHADLLVASLD, encoded by the coding sequence ATGACCTCCACCGTCCGTCCAGTCCGCCAGCGCCGCGCGACCACCGAGCAGCTCCTCCGCAAGTGGCGGATGTACCGCAAGACCGGCGACCGCGCCAAGCGCGACGAGCTCGTCTTCCTGCTCACGCCGCTCGTGCGGCACATCGTCAGCCGCAAGGTCCGCCAGCTGCCGGCGTACTGCGAGATGGACGACCTGGCCGCCGCCGGCCTGGAGGCGCTCGTCGTCTCGATCGAGCGCTTCGACCCGGCCAAGGGCGCGACGCTCGAGCAGTTCGCCTGGACCCGCATCAACGGCGCCGTCCTCGACGAGCTCCGCCGCCGCGACTGGGCGCCGCGCTCGCTGCGCCGCTGGGAGCGCGAGGCCGAGACCGCCCGCCGCGAGCTCCGCAGCCGCCTGGAGCGCGAGCCGAACGACTTCGAGCTGGCCGAGCACCTCGAGACCTCCTCCGACGAGATCCGCGCCCGCCGCGACCAGCTCGCGCTGGCCGAGGTGGAGTCCCTGGCCACCAGCGTCGCCGGCTCGGACGGCACGCTCGTCGACCGCACCGAGACGATCGTCTCGGCCGACCGCTCCTCGAGCCCGGAGCGCATGGCCACCGTGCGCGAGGCGCGCGCCCACCTGGCCGCCGCCGTCGCCGCGCTGCCGGACCGCGAGCGCGACGTCGCCCGCCTCCTCTACGTCGAGAACCTCCGCCTGCGCGAGATCGGCGACATGCTCGGCGTCTCCGAGTCCCGCGTCTGCCAGATCGCCAGCTCGCTGCGCAGCCGCCTGCGGGCCGCGCTCGGCGACCACGCCGACCTGCTCGTCGCGTCGCTCGACTAG
- a CDS encoding CHAP domain-containing protein: MSLATTLDRIAEIRSLADPYAAQRAAAAQQAAQALQAQKATAAGTAGSGLTSSAQATARSFPAALQAAQGGGGGGEAMVAAARTKLGVAEQPPGSNDSPEIKTFRDAVAGAPGPGPWCAYFVSWAAKQAGTPVGDNGSGFGSVDAMWSWAQRSGKSIPNGPNVRPQVGDVIIFDEHTGIVTGVDPDGTVRTIEGNTSDRVAERTHPANAAVGYIRLH; the protein is encoded by the coding sequence ATGTCCCTCGCGACGACGCTCGACCGCATCGCCGAGATCCGCAGCCTCGCGGACCCCTACGCCGCCCAGCGCGCCGCCGCGGCGCAGCAGGCGGCGCAGGCGCTGCAGGCCCAGAAGGCCACGGCCGCCGGCACCGCCGGGTCGGGCCTGACGTCCTCGGCCCAGGCCACCGCGCGCAGCTTCCCCGCCGCGCTGCAGGCCGCCCAGGGCGGCGGGGGCGGGGGCGAGGCCATGGTCGCGGCCGCGCGCACGAAGCTGGGCGTGGCGGAGCAGCCGCCGGGCTCGAACGACTCGCCCGAGATCAAGACCTTCCGCGACGCCGTCGCCGGGGCCCCCGGGCCCGGCCCCTGGTGCGCCTACTTCGTCTCCTGGGCGGCCAAGCAGGCCGGCACCCCGGTCGGCGACAACGGCAGCGGCTTCGGCTCCGTCGACGCCATGTGGTCCTGGGCCCAGCGCTCCGGCAAGAGCATCCCGAACGGCCCGAACGTCCGGCCCCAGGTCGGCGACGTGATCATCTTCGACGAGCACACGGGCATCGTCACCGGCGTCGACCCGGACGGCACGGTCCGCACGATCGAGGGCAACACCTCCGATCGCGTGGCCGAGCGGACGCACCCGGCGAACGCCGCCGTCGGCTACATCCGGCTGCACTAG
- a CDS encoding glycosyltransferase — MTVTASLVVPLTGAPNAALECLVALTQVPDLPTHEVVIVDDASVGLEGLLASVEAGATVVRLPRRSGVAGALRAALGRAQGEVCVLLPGMPRVDPGFLAPLCAALADPAVAAATAGSGEPVAAPALAFRAADLAAGDVPDVADELLLGALTTRLARHGRVVPVAAARVASADARSAAGRDLQAVPPGTTPELTVVIPTLDAASDRLRRCVAAIQRCTTVPYEIVVVDNGAPPQGFTAPVNSGLRAARGAYAVVCNDDVEVLPGWWEPLRDTLDGGAAVAFPLTLDGFVREDFSAWCFALSRRTLEEHAVAPGHFLHPELVVWYQDTDLLQRLRTAGTPPVLVRASTIRHGLSETVSTADPALGAWIDRQVRRDHERFVALHGDGVAGAAPAGTAR, encoded by the coding sequence ATGACCGTCACCGCCTCCCTCGTCGTCCCGCTGACCGGGGCGCCGAACGCCGCCCTCGAGTGCCTCGTCGCCCTGACGCAGGTCCCCGACCTGCCGACGCACGAGGTGGTGATCGTCGACGACGCGTCCGTCGGGCTCGAAGGCCTGCTGGCCAGCGTCGAAGCCGGCGCGACCGTGGTGCGGCTGCCGCGGCGGTCCGGCGTCGCGGGCGCGCTGCGCGCCGCGCTGGGCCGCGCCCAGGGCGAGGTCTGCGTGCTGCTGCCGGGCATGCCGCGCGTCGATCCGGGCTTCCTCGCGCCGCTGTGCGCGGCGCTCGCCGACCCGGCGGTCGCCGCCGCCACCGCCGGATCGGGCGAGCCGGTCGCCGCCCCGGCGCTCGCCTTCCGCGCCGCGGACCTGGCCGCCGGCGACGTGCCCGACGTCGCGGACGAGCTGCTGCTCGGCGCCCTGACGACACGTCTGGCGCGGCACGGCCGCGTCGTGCCGGTGGCGGCGGCGCGCGTGGCGTCCGCCGACGCCCGCAGCGCCGCGGGCCGCGACCTCCAGGCGGTCCCGCCCGGCACCACGCCCGAGCTGACCGTCGTCATCCCCACGCTCGACGCCGCCAGCGACCGCCTGCGCCGGTGCGTGGCCGCGATCCAGCGCTGCACGACCGTGCCGTACGAGATCGTCGTCGTCGACAACGGGGCCCCGCCGCAGGGCTTCACCGCGCCCGTCAACTCGGGGCTGCGCGCCGCGCGCGGCGCCTACGCCGTCGTCTGCAACGACGACGTCGAGGTGCTGCCCGGGTGGTGGGAGCCGCTGCGCGACACCCTCGACGGCGGCGCCGCCGTGGCGTTCCCGCTCACCCTCGACGGCTTCGTCCGCGAGGACTTCTCCGCCTGGTGCTTCGCGCTGTCGCGGCGCACCCTGGAGGAGCACGCGGTCGCGCCCGGGCACTTCCTGCACCCCGAGCTGGTCGTCTGGTACCAGGACACCGACCTGCTGCAGCGCCTGCGCACGGCGGGCACCCCGCCCGTGCTCGTACGCGCGTCCACCATCCGCCACGGCCTGAGCGAGACCGTCTCGACCGCCGATCCCGCCCTGGGGGCGTGGATCGACCGTCAGGTGCGCCGGGACCACGAGCGCTTCGTCGCCCTGCACGGCGACGGCGTCGCCGGCGCCGCGCCGGCCGGCACGGCCCGGTAG